GTGAATGATTTGATAAGATGGTGCCTCAAATGTATTCTATTGTGAAGCTGCCCCCCAAAAAATTTAGGGCCGTTGTGCCACCAACTGAAAACGTTAGTCTGGAGCCCTGTGTTGACACACAAGACCTAAAATTAAGTCACTCAAGACACGTTTTCCTTTACAATCCCATTTTTTCCCTCAGGGTGACATGGCaagttttattttaccttttatttatacAAGTAAATTAAGAAgaatcgtatttacaatgacgacctgtcATAGAAGCACAGTCAACAAAGACCTCTGAGTGACTCCTGACCTTCTCTAGTTGCCTCTGCTGCTCAGCCAGCTGGGTGTCCATCTTGGCGATGACTTCTTTGAGCCTTGTTCTCTCCTCTGCCATGGCCCtctgctgctggcccagacggtcCTGCATCACTGAAAGAGTAGACAAGCTGACTTTCACATAACATTGTGACATTCTCACTGACTGAAGGGAAAATAAATAGAAACAGCAGTATTAtgaaaatctttttttttctttcataaaACTGAGTGGTGGTATCATACCTCGGAGCTGTTCGTCTCTCTGCCGTGCCCCCTGCTCCAGCCCCTGGGCTGTGTTCTCATGGGTGCTCTCCACCCGAGATGAAAGGTCCCCCAGCCTGTGGGAGAAATGCTCCATCTGCTCAATCACCACTGTCAGGGACCTACAACGCCAATACACAGAATGAGGGAGACTATATGATGTCAACCTGTAGTAAGTTACGAGTTTGGTTACATGTAGCATGTCCTTTATAATTCTTATGCAAAGGTCGGAGATTAAGCAGAGTATGGTTAAAAATGAGTTGAGTAGAAATGCATGTGTGACCTGGTTTGTGATGTGGCACTGGTCACAGCATCAATCTCCTCATCCTTCAATCTCTTCAGTCTCTGGACCTGATCCTCGTGGTCTTTCTTCATCTCCAAAATAGACTTCCTAGAGGAAGGAAACCGTGACAAAGAAACATTTAGGAACATTATGGAAATATAAAGATACATTCTTTTATCCACAAGCTGtgaaaatattatttattttacctttttaactaggcaagtcagttaagaacaaattcttattttcaatgactgcctaggaacagtgggttaactgcctgttcaggggcagaaggacagatttgtaccttgtcagctcgggggtttgaacttgcaaccttccggtccaacactctaaccactaggctaccctgctgccccaaataGCTGAGCTTTAGGGAGAAAATACAGGCATGGCCACAATCTCTTGTTCTCTAATGTGGTATCTTGCAGCCCCCTACCTCTGTAGGTCTCTGAGTCGCTCCACCTCTCGGTCTCTGTCCTGCTGGGTTTGGGCCAGTCTGCGCTGGTGCTTTGCCTGCAGCTCCATACGCTCCTGTTCAGCTATACGTGTGACGGTGGCTAGGCGCTCTGCTAGGTCCTCGCATTCCTGTCGTGCCCGTGCTTCTCGCTGTGCCGCGGAATCGTCAAGCAGCTTCACACGAGCCCTGGTGGATGCACACACACTCTTTTGGGTAAAGAGGTAGTGATTCAGTGGTGGTGGCAGGACCTCTATAGGTCTCCGAGCTCCTGTCAtacctgtgtgtgttctccatgAGCTCAGTGTCCTGCTTGTGTCTCTGCTGAACACTCTCCAGCAACATCTGGTTCTGGTCTAGCTCCTGCTGTAGAGATCTCACCTGGAAGAGAATACGCAGTAGTCAGCTGAATGTTGTTTATGGAAGTGGCAGAAAGAGGAAGAGCACTGTCAAAAAGACAGTTGATAGATAGATACCTGTCCCTCCAGTTTGATGATGCGGGCCTGTAAAGCTAGATGTCCATTCTGCTTCTCAgtgtctctcttctgtctctgcaGCCCAGCTACATCCACAGCTCCCCCTAACCCCAGCAGCTGGGACTCCAACTACGGTCAGAGACGGATACCAAAGTCAAGTTACCGAAGACTCTCAAAGGGGAACATCTGATAAAACCTAAGGTATCTGTGTTCAAATTAGTAAAACAAATTAAATGTGAAGTGTTTCCATCAAATGAAAAGGTGATTGGAGATTTGTTTCACCTGCTGTTGTAGCAAGAGTTGTTGCAAACTGTTGGCTGAAAGAGACACCTGTTTAAAAGAATGTTAAACAATTAAATAAGTGACTTATGGTTTCCAAACATATATCATCCATAATGACATTAGGGCATATAAACAAAAAATAGAAAGGCCTCTACATACCTGTGGTTGGACAACAGGTGCAGTGTTCTGCATCTGGCTTTGCTGTGGCACTGGGAAACCAAGAACAGTATGTGTCAATCAGGACAATCTGCCCATCATCAATGCTAGTGATTGATAAGAAACTAGAGGCATAACTATTAGAAATACGAATACAGTTAGAAAGTTATTCAAAATGACTACTGTCCATAAGCTATCCATCCCTATGTTTCCCTAAGAGTACCTACACTGCATAAAGCCAGGCATCATAGCATGGGGCATGGGGCCAGACATAGACTGCCTTGGCTGGGCAGGGTAGTTAGGGGGCAGCTCTGCTTGACTTGGCCATCCTGGCTCCCTCTGATCCTGCAGGGCTGGTGGATGGTACTGTTGGGGCAGGGGGAAGCTAATGGTAGCAGAGGTTGGCAGGGGAGAGGGGTCTGGGGTCTGGTCAGGATAGAAGCCTACTCTAGCAGACACAGCTGTGGATAGAAAGGGGGAGACTagttgagaggaggggaaaggctCAGGTTTGGTGGGGGGATGTTGGATGACTATTGTGGGGGATTGTGGAGGAGATGAGTGGACTGCTCGTCTGGTATCTGTGGGGAGGGGAGAGCTGATGTGTGCCTTTGACATGACTGTGGGTTGTGGATGTGAGACAAGCTCAGTACGGGTCTTAGGTGTTGGTAAGTGAGGGGTGTGGTCTGTGTATGAATTCTGCCTGATAGGCTCAGTTTCTTCAGCAGTGGAATGAGCTGGTCGGGGCTGGGCATAACTCTTTGTCCCTATTGGCTCAGCAGGGTCACTAGTGAATTTGTGATTGGTTTCCTGTGTCTGCTCAGGAGGGTCAGGTGGGATAGGTGTAGACATTCTAGTAGGCTCTGGGTCAGCTAAATGACTAGAAAGAGACTTGGCTTGAAAAAACAATGTTTGTTATAAAAGAAGCTTCCCATGAGGTAGAAGTTGAATAGCACAACGTAGAGGGAAAAGGGACATGGTTAGCTGGGTCCTCTAAGATGGGAGTGAGTAACATACCAGGCCTGAACTGGTCCTCTCTCACTGGGGTAGAATGAGCAGTAGGGCTGGGCTGCCTGTGGGAGGGCTCCCTGGGCAGAGGAGAATCTCTTGAAGAGAAGGAACATAATCCTGACCTCAATGTCCAAAAGCACCAGAACTCATATAGCACACTGGGGCAATATTGCAGTGGTAGATATTATACATCACAGCTATTTAGATTAAGGTTGATCATACCCTGGTTCCTTGTTGGGGGTGGATGCATCTTTCCTCCTGGAAGCTGGTGAAGAACCACGTTTGCTGAGGAAGTAACAGACAATCAATGTCAACATACTGAGATGTAAGCAGTCGCTTCTAATGTAGACGTTTCTCTAGAACTGTGGAAGTATGACCCAGCCTTCACTGTAGAGTACCCTAGTCCTAGCCTTACCTAGTCCTATAGCCTTACCTGAGAAACGACTCCAGATCCACCTCGTCTCCAAACCCCAGAAAGTCTTCCTGGGTTGTCCTCTTTTCCTCTGACCGTGTGGATGATTGAGTCTTCTTCCTGCTCAATGCCCCTGATAGCCAATCATCTTCGTGCTTTTGGCTTGCAGAGACCTCTACACTGGGTCCTACTGGTTTGGAGTATTTGAAGGAGGTGTTTGGAGTCTCTGTCGATGGCTGTGGAATGTGGTTGCCAGAAGAGGAGGGTTTGCTTCCCACTGACGAAGAGGAGGGGGTCTTCAAGGGTTCTGGTACAGGCGGGGGCTCTTCCTCATCATCCTGCGAGAGCCCCAGCCAGTCTGCAGCAGGCCGGGGAAAGGTAGGGGTGAGCGTGGTGGGGGTGATGGGTTTGAGTTTCTTCTCAGGAGAAGAGGCACTGTTGTCCTCAGTGGAGAATCTGAAAAGGAGTGGCTAATCTTAGATTGTGGCCATTTCCTTTGTCATACACTCTGGTCCAGTAGCTGACATATAATCTGTGTTCCTGAAGCTTATCTATCTAAATATGATGTACTTGTTATTGACCCAACTAAGCATTGATCCAGGCTTTGACCAAAACAAACTGAGGGCTTCTGCTAGAGCTCTGACTTACCTGACCGACTGTCTGCGTGAGTGTCGTCCCTCCGGTGTAGTGACCAGTGTAGGTTGATAGGAACCGAACGTCAGGTCTTCTTCTAGGAAGGGGTCTGACAAAGGGAAACATCAACTCTCATTTCATTCATTCAAGAATACTATATCACACAACATGGAGTGTTAGCTACCTTTAGTAGTGGGGGTCTCCTGATGATGCTTCTGCTTTTCCTGCTGCTGCGGAGggtccttcctctcccctgttgGAGGGCGCTCCAGAAGGCGAGGGGAAGTCCCACGCCCCAGAATCTCATCTAGCCTGGTGCGTGCTCTTTGAGGGAGCTcactgctgctagagacagtcAGCGCAGAGGAACAGGGAAGTTACATTTCAAATGAACTTTTTGTTGGGTTTATCATAGTCCATAGGTTTTGTAATAGCCTTGGTTGGAACTTATGATGTTGACTGAGGCATTTGAGACCCACCTCTCATTCTTTGGTATGAGCACGGTCTCATTCTTCTTAGGGCTCTCTTTGGGACTCTCCCCAAACCCCAATGCATTCATTAGGTCATCCTCGTCATCATCAAACGTAAGCTCGTCCCGCTTTTTTGGAACTGGAGCTGGTGAGGCTTACAGGAGAAATATATGCATTTGATACCCAAAGGAAGAGTGCCAGAATGTATGTTAAAATGTATAAAACACAAAAGTTCACCAACCTGTTTCTTTTTTCTTTATGATAGGGGAGTCTGGGGGCGGCACTGATTTCTCTGGAGGAGCTTTTTTGGGGATTTTTGGCTCATTTTTGTCTTCTATGGGTAGATCATCTAACAGGTCAGCCAAAGGGTCATCAAAGTCTGTAGACAACAGATATGATACCAGAGCTGGGGATACTGTTTTGATATTGATATGCTTTATGGTGTTAAGAACTCTACACTTAGGGCCACTCTAATGGATTTTACAGTTGACCTGATATTTTTTGGTCTATACATGGGTCCAACTGTTAGCTTTGGTACCTTTTGTGTTAGTTGTTGGGGCaagaacatcatcatcatcatcatcatcatctgaagcAATGCAGCAATGGGGAGAAATAATGTACAATTATGTATATTTGCATGGTATTAATACTAATTTGGTGGCCCAGTGTAGCCAGACTAGCCAAAGACCCAGACAGTCAGCTCACTAGTGAAGCTGAACCTCTTGTAGCCACGTGCCGTCGATGCAGGAGCAGAACTTGGCTTCTTCTCCTCAATGTCTGGCTCATCTGAGATTCCTCCTTTTAACTTGTTTCCTGATTTAGGAGGATTTTTCGTAGGTCCTCCAATGCCAGAGCCTTTACTCTGAGCTGGGGCTGAACTGGGCTTTTTCTTTGATCCAAAGAGATCAGCGTCCATATCATCTATGTCCTATGTAAGGATAGAACAGACACAGCTGGGTTATGAACGTCCACACATAAAGCCTGGAGGCTTACTCCCTGAGAATTTGTCATTAGAACAAGGCACCATTACCTTCATGCTCTCCAGTAAGGCTGTGGGATCAGCCTCAGAAACATCAGAGCCCTGGATTGGAAGTGAATATAAAATATGTATATGAAGGAAAATATAGTCAACTGCCTCCCTGCCATACTTAATGTATGACCTGCCAACTCACCTCATCATTTTCAGCTTCCTCAGCCAGTTTGCTGAAGAAGTCGTCGTCGCCCAATAGTGAGCTGGAGAACCAAAACGCATAGAATGAGCAAGCAGACTGACAGTATCCTCTGTCTAAATAGTCACGAAAGAAAGAGTTGAGACTACTCTCTGATCTGGCAGTACATTTTTTTCAGtcacagttaactcactgttttCCACTGTGTGATggtagaggaggtcctagtctgccTGCTTCACGGGCCAGAGCTTTGGCCTTCACTGGGAAATCTGTACAAATAAACAGGAAAACTTTATCACTACACAGTGTGTACGTACAGTATATTATACTAATGATTTGTCAGTTTGAATGGTCATAGATCTGTTGTAGGGATGTAATCACATACCATCATCTCCCAACAGGTCTCCTAACATATCATCAATTGAACCTGTAGTACAAAAACATCCTATTGAATGAATCTGTGCGCACCATTGAAGTTGTATTGTGCAGGATTTAAATAGGTAAATAACAACATCAGAGGGACTTACTCTTCTGTCCTTTCTTCTGTTTAGCCTGTATCGATTAGGAACACATAGGATAGAGGGTGTGTTTAATTTGTGATActttccaacaggaatctgtttcAAAAACATACAAAGTAGCACGATAAATTCACCTTACTAACTAGCTGTCGAATAGGCATAAACTCACCACAAAGCttattcttaatgtttgtccATGGGCTACCAGATTGAGGATAGACATTTTTCGGAATAAACGCGGTGAGTGTTAAACTTAATGACATAGCCCACTCCCTACCGGGTATCTTATTCGGTCGCTATACaactttgtatgcgttgtttgttggcaaccttgttatATACGAAGTTTCTGGAACAGTTTCCTGTTGGAACGTTAAATAAATTATACCCACCCAGGTTAGGGGTTTTAAAACAAAGTTCGCTGCAATCAATGGGGGTGACTGGCACTTGAATAAACTGTTAGCTTTAACTAGAAGCTATCTTGTTGTGGGGAATTAGCTAGCTCTCAACAACCTATACTGAGCACTATTACATTACAGAGGGTTGATCTTGCAGAATGGCCAATAATGTATTAGTAGACTTATGATAAATGACTCTTATCTTGATTTGGATAGTATACGATACTTACCATGATGTTTCTCTGACTGCAGCAGCGTTAAATCTGAGCAAATGtaatagctaatgttagctagctagctaaagtaaaGCGTCAAGGTGACTAACCACAGCGAAGGGAAATCCCAAGAAGTCTGCAAATTTGCTTTGGCTAGACGACTAGAAGCTACTATCTAGCTATTCTTTCACACACGTAGCTAGTATATTTGGTCACTAGCTACCTTTTTAAGCATTTAGAAACAACGGACGAATAATGCTGTTGTAAATGTGTTGTAACGTTACCACCAGCACTAGCTACATTCAAATGACATGGAAAGGCGGTTGTCTCATCATGAAGGCATTTAACGTTAACtgtgtagctaacgttagctaaaaaaTCAAAACATACTCCCTCTGATTGACCAGGTTGAATGACTGAATATTAACTTAAATATTTAGAGTAAATCTAACCATCCCTCAATTTAAGTAAATAAAATACCAATCCATATGCTTTTATCAGTGTATTTACCCGCAGGTTCCTCTGTTGTAGCATTTTCAACGTACACTCCCTGTCTACCAGTGAATTATTGGTAAACATTCTGTTTGGTCCCCACCAGGTGGCGTTTCAGGTTAGAACATTTCAAGATATGAGTTATTATTGTACAGAATAGCAGGATATAGAATAACAAATATTGCTTTTATCTAGCTAAATACTTTTTGTTTAATTGCAGGTTAGTATTGGTGTACATAAGCGAAGTAACCGATTATATAACAACATTAATAATTGGTCTACATAGCTAATCATTCAGTCAATGGTGGTGATGGACTGTATCAACGACACCCAACAAAATCTCAGTGGCACGAACAGATtaattaaaggaaaactccacccaaaaactatTTTGGGGTATTTGTTTATTTAGTCCATTGTTGATTCAGTCCCAAAATgtgttgcatgtcagcaatcacgtTTTCAAGATATATAACTTTCGAAATACAGCTGgaatgatgcattttgcatcatataattttttttatttttttattttattttacctttatttaaccagataggcaacttgagaacaagttctcatttacaattgcgacctggccaagataaagcaaagcagttcgacagatacaacgacacagagttacacatggagtaaaacaaacatacagtcaataatacagtataaacaagtctatatacaatgtgagcaaatgaggtgagaagggaggtaaaggcaaaaaaggccatggtggcaaggtaaatacaatatagcaagtaaaacactggaatggtcgttttgcaatggaagaatgtgcaaagtagaaataaaaataatggggtgcaaaggagcaaaataaataaattaaatacagttgggaaagaggtagttgtttgggctaaattgtaggtgggctatgtacaggtgcagtaatctgtgagctgctctgacagttggtgcttaaagctagtgagggagataagtgtttccagtttcagagatttttgtagttcgttccagtcattggcagcagagaactggaaagagaggcggccaaagaaagaattggttttgggggtgactagagagatatacctgctggagcgtgtgctacaggtgggagatgctatggtgaccagcgagctgagataaggggggactttacctagcagggtcttgtagatgacatggagccagtgggtttggcgacgagtatgaagcgagggccagccaacgagagcgtacaggtcgcaatggtgggtagtatatggggctttggtgacaaaacggattgcactgtgatagactgcatccaatttgttgagtagggtattggaggctattttgtaaatgacatcgccaaagtcgaggattggtaggatggtcagttttacaagggtatgtttggcagcatgagtgaaggatgctttgttgcgaaataggaagccaattctagatttaactttggattggagatgtttgatatgggtctggaaggagagtttacagtctaaccagacacctaagtatttgtagttgtccatgtattctaagtcagagccgtccagagtagtgatgttggatagGCGGGTAGGtaaggtagcgatcggttgaagagcatgcatttagttttacttgtatttaagagcaattggaggccacggaaggaaagttgtatggcattgaagcttgcctggagggttgttaacacagtgtccaaataagggccggaagtatacagaatggtgtcgtctgcgtagaggtggatcagagactcaccagcagcaagagcgacctcattgatgtatacagagaagagagtcggtccaagaattgaaccctgtggcacccccatagagactgccagaggtccggacaacagaccctccgatttgacacactgaactctatcagagaagtagttggtgaaccaggcgaggcaatcatttgagaaaccaaggctgttgagtctgccgatgaggatgtggtgattgacagagtcgaaagccttggccagatcaatgaatacggctgcacagtaatgtttcttatcgatggcggttaagatatcgtttaggaccttgagcgtggctgaggtgcacccatgaccagctctgaaaccagattgcatagcagagaaagtatggtgagattcgaaatggtcggtaatctgtttgttgacttggctttcgaagaccttagaaaggcatggtaggatagatataggtctgtagcagtttgggtcaagagtgtccccccctttgaagagggggatgaccgcagctgctttccaatctttgggaatctcagacgacacgaaagagaggttgaacaggctagtaataggggtggcaacaatttcggcagataattttagaaagaaagggtcttgcagctctttcagaacatcagctgaatgttCTGAATGGATGgacagctgaatggatttgggagaaggagaaatggggaaggcttgggcgagttgctgttgggggtgcagtgctgttgacaggggcaggagtagccaggtggaaagcatggccagcagtagaaaaatgcttatatTTTCAATTATATTTTGCTtatattttcaattatggtggatttatcagtggtgacagtgtttcctatcttcagtgcagtgggcagctgggaggaggtgttcttattctccatggactttacagtgtcccagaacttttttgagttagtgttgcaagaagcaaatttctgcttgaaaaagctagccaaTGCTAGCTATAATGCTGCGATTTGAAAGTTATAGATCTTGAAAACTTTATTGGTTACATGCAAAACATCTTGTCCCCTTCCCATTCCAGCACCAACAACACAGAGCACTTAGGTTTGTGAGGTGGGATTAAACCAATTGTATTTGAGCTCCTAACAAGTAGGGCAGTAGAGATCATAGAATTGTGTCAGACGGTAATTGTCATGCAAATAACTgccagtctcacggtaattgaccgttaattaacataaacacatttagcgtACAtaggcttccacacatagcctacaagccactgatgcagacctttggaacatctacatttaaaaaaactcttaacaaatacatttaatatagcctacacattacAATAAAtctatttattttaggcaggtctgaAGAAAAtgatgatatgaagaaaatgttgcctatttcagaagaacagaatagcatattctgagttgtccatatgttaggtcctgatctggctatgcaaTATGACTGTAGGccacactagttcatttagcagacaaggtTTGCTTATAATTCCCATGGCATTATTTTGTAGTAAGAGGAATACAATTGAatatagctgaataaaatagaaaatatatttttccaaATGAGGGAGCACATTTAACAAAGTGataatttgaaacaggtcctcTTATATGCTTaattatttatgcaactttagctgtgatacaaaccttaagctgtatgttttgatttctaatacgttctaaatcaaatcaaatgttattggtcacacacatggttagcagatgtaaatgcaagtgtagcgaaatgcttgtacttctagttctgaccgtgtagtaatctaacaagtaatctaacaatttcacaactaccttatacacacaagtgtaaaggaattaataagaatatgtacatataaatatatggatgagtgatggccgaatgggataggcaagatgcagtagatggtatagagtacagtatatacatatgagatgtaatgtcgggtatgtaaacattatataaagtgaccttgtttaaagtgactagtgatacatttatttaattattaaagtggctagagatttctAAGGttgcatggggcggcagggtagcctggtggttagagcgttggactagtaaggttgtgcaagttcaaacccccaagctgacaaggtacaaatctgtcgttctgcccctgaacaggcagttaacccactgttattgaaaataagaatttgttcttaactgacttgcctggttaaataaaggttttaaaaaaatgttttaaatgatgCGACTCCAATGTTCAGAACAGGTCGATTTGCCCCCTCCCCGCCAATAATtactttaaatgttttaatttttttagtTGGGGCCCAGCAGGTAGCATATGAACACGTCATAAGCAATGGCAAAatgtaggaaattagctttaaaggtTGACTTTGGGCACAAAAAACAGTCAAACTCCTCCTTTCTCAATTTTCAAATATACATTTATAATTTAAAACTTTTTAAAAATTAAGTAGGTTAAAAGCAGCTTTTCCGTCTCGCTTTTGGTGGTTCATCGATTTGTCATTCTGGTCATGCACTCCGAGACCGACGTAGCTAGTTGATTAGCTAAGCTGGCCACTTGTAACTAGCCAGTAACTCCTCCAGTATGTGTTGAGGTCATTTCACATGATTGGTTTTTGCACAGAAACTGTAGAGATTGGTAAGAAATGGCACTTCTGTTTTTAAGCATTAAATGACCTGATATAATGATGCATTGATCAGCTATCCAATTTAAAGCTGTTATATTTGTGGTTTTGTCCAAAGTCGacctttaaagtaactgtccagtgtttccagatctctatgaaatatgacctataattaattacaatatgagtgaaataattTTCCTTACAATTTTTTTATTATGcatgttaaaaagcagcttttttgtcacaccctgatcagtttcacctgtccgtgtgtttgtctccaccccctccaggtgttgcttgttttccccagtgtatttatccctgtgtttcctgtctctctgtgccagtgtatttatccctgtctctctgtgccagttcgtcttatatgtccaagtcaaccagcgtgtttttcccggtTGCTTGCCTTCTCTATTCTCTTTTTGctagtcttcccggttttgacccttgcctgtttctggactctttACCCGCCTGCCTTttgccttgacctcgagcctgcctgccactctgtacctcctgggcTCTGAACTGGTTtggaccttttgcctgtccacgaccattctcttgcctacccctctGGATTattattgtaagactccaaccatctgcctcctgtgtctgcatctgggtctcaccttgtgctcTGAtacttttctgtgtgtgtgtgtgtgtgtgtgtgtgtgtgtgtgtgtccgtccgtccgtccgtccgtccaacaacagaatgctgtgggcGTATACCAGTCATTAAAAATATTATTgaaagggcctcccgggtggcgtgctaaccaaggttgccaggtgcacggtgttcctTCTGACACATTTGTGCGtatggcttccgggttggatacgcgctgtgttaagaagcagtacggcttggttgggttgtgtatcggaggatgcatgactttcgaccttcgtctcccgagcccgtacgggagttgtagcgatgagacaaaatagtagctactaacaattggataccacgaaattgcggagaaaaagggggtaaaaaaaaaatatatatatatatatattattgcgAGTagcc
This sequence is a window from Oncorhynchus mykiss isolate Arlee chromosome 13, USDA_OmykA_1.1, whole genome shotgun sequence. Protein-coding genes within it:
- the LOC110486551 gene encoding fas-binding factor 1 homolog isoform X7, giving the protein MFTNNSLVDRECTLKMLQQRNLRAKQKKGQKSSIDDMLGDLLGDDDFPVKAKALAREAGRLGPPLPSHSGKHSLLGDDDFFSKLAEEAENDEGSDVSEADPTALLESMKDIDDMDADLFGSKKKPSSAPAQSKGSGIGGPTKNPPKSGNKLKGGISDEPDIEEKKPSSAPASTARGYKRFSFTNDDDDDDDVLAPTTNTKDFDDPLADLLDDLPIEDKNEPKIPKKAPPEKSVPPPDSPIIKKKETASPAPVPKKRDELTFDDDEDDLMNALGFGESPKESPKKNETVLIPKNESSSELPQRARTRLDEILGRGTSPRLLERPPTGERKDPPQQQEKQKHHQETPTTKDPFLEEDLTFGSYQPTLVTTPEGRHSRRQSVRFSTEDNSASSPEKKLKPITPTTLTPTFPRPAADWLGLSQDDEEEPPPVPEPLKTPSSSSVGSKPSSSGNHIPQPSTETPNTSFKYSKPVGPSVEVSASQKHEDDWLSGALSRKKTQSSTRSEEKRTTQEDFLGFGDEVDLESFLSKRGSSPASRRKDASTPNKEPGDSPLPREPSHRQPSPTAHSTPVREDQFRPVPQQSQMQNTAPVVQPQVSLSANSLQQLLLQQQLESQLLGLGGAVDVAGLQRQKRDTEKQNGHLALQARIIKLEGQVRSLQQELDQNQMLLESVQQRHKQDTELMENTHRARVKLLDDSAAQREARARQECEDLAERLATVTRIAEQERMELQAKHQRRLAQTQQDRDREVERLRDLQRKSILEMKKDHEDQVQRLKRLKDEEIDAVTSATSQTRSLTVVIEQMEHFSHRLGDLSSRVESTHENTAQGLEQGARQRDEQLRVMQDRLGQQQRAMAEERTRLKEVIAKMDTQLAEQQRQLEKERWRVNAEQAKADSSQRGLDEERRSLTQHISMEREELERAKSALLEEQQQVMQRCAEERRKLAAEWTQFHTQEKQRQDRAEREASRALERDAHREGSIISMAQEQVDLKLRAGELKQHEAAVAREREALERQREELDREKERLSGTGLQLKTRAQEVEAFSKLASEKYNEGEKALQESRQVETEHQTRLRSIHSQMERLRQQEQHLHQERMKMTEQRREMEALKHNLPITPFPQAIFTDFRPVSAVPQMASTKAVRQPPPLVSSPDSTELQARLALLRHTAEKDRDFLQDEQFFLDTLKKAPYNSAFHTD
- the LOC110486551 gene encoding fas-binding factor 1 isoform X3; amino-acid sequence: MFTNNSLVDRECTLKMLQQRNLRAKQKKGQKSSIDDMLGDLLGDDDFPVKAKALAREAGRLGPPLPSHSGKHSLLGDDDFFSKLAEEAENDEGSDVSEADPTALLESMKDIDDMDADLFGSKKKPSSAPAQSKGSGIGGPTKNPPKSGNKLKGGISDEPDIEEKKPSSAPASTARGYKRFSFTNDDDDDDDVLAPTTNTKDFDDPLADLLDDLPIEDKNEPKIPKKAPPEKSVPPPDSPIIKKKETASPAPVPKKRDELTFDDDEDDLMNALGFGESPKESPKKNETVLIPKNESSSELPQRARTRLDEILGRGTSPRLLERPPTGERKDPPQQQEKQKHHQETPTTKDPFLEEDLTFGSYQPTLVTTPEGRHSRRQSVRFSTEDNSASSPEKKLKPITPTTLTPTFPRPAADWLGLSQDDEEEPPPVPEPLKTPSSSSVGSKPSSSGNHIPQPSTETPNTSFKYSKPVGPSVEVSASQKHEDDWLSGALSRKKTQSSTRSEEKRTTQEDFLGFGDEVDLESFLSKRGSSPASRRKDASTPNKEPGDSPLPREPSHRQPSPTAHSTPVREDQFRPAVSARVGFYPDQTPDPSPLPTSATISFPLPQQYHPPALQDQREPGWPSQAELPPNYPAQPRQSMSGPMPHAMMPGFMQLPQQSQMQNTAPVVQPQVSLSANSLQQLLLQQQLESQLLGLGGAVDVAGLQRQKRDTEKQNGHLALQARIIKLEGQVRSLQQELDQNQMLLESVQQRHKQDTELMENTHRARVKLLDDSAAQREARARQECEDLAERLATVTRIAEQERMELQAKHQRRLAQTQQDRDREVERLRDLQRKSILEMKKDHEDQVQRLKRLKDEEIDAVTSATSQTRLGDLSSRVESTHENTAQGLEQGARQRDEQLRVMQDRLGQQQRAMAEERTRLKEVIAKMDTQLAEQQRQLEKERWRVNAEQAKADSSQRGLDEERRSLTQHISMEREELERAKSALLEEQQQVMQRCAEERRKLAAEWTQFHTQEKQRQDRAEREASRALERDAHREGSIISMAQEQVDLKLRAGELKQHEAAVAREREALERQREELDREKERLSGTGLQLKTRAQEVEAFSKLASEKYNEGEKALQESRQVETEHQTRLRSIHSQMERLRQQEQHLHQERMKMTEQRREMEALKHNLPITPFPQAIFTDFRPVSAVPQMASTKAVRQPPPLVSSPDSTELQARLALLRHTAEKDRDFLQDEQFFLDTLKKAPYNSAFHTD